The proteins below come from a single Plasmodium sp. gorilla clade G2 genome assembly, chromosome: 13 genomic window:
- a CDS encoding bifunctional polynucleotide phosphatase/kinase: MVKRNLPQFELPNKKWNIFEDSLLYRIVKDKEEKNYKKIFSFDLDNTLILSRGFFKPAQNEKDYIFYSDIIEFLKKKYEENYKIMIFSNQKGVSSGKLSLLNLINRVDDIIEKIGLPLECYLALKNDKYRKPRIGMYLFATKDYKEYIDEVIYVGDNANRIYDEKFKKEFINHLKYIYSKNNVNINIDEIYKRLKKDYTDTDLKFALNINAKFYTPEDLFLNIKNHISTDFLFNPKYFNNELEDQQNINKKNNYFYEMCMKDYHCENEESNNINTNNNIISKNDYTIDDKCIPPNDKQKLVILMGPPGCGKTFLCTNYFSTYIRINMEEYKTISKCIQALKEKLIQHKNVIIDNVNSLIKNRLLYINEAKKINQNIEIRLIYFKYSKELIIHLNTFKLITDKTNKFNDVPTIAIHSFYKYVQEPSKDENVDHIIVLKDENFVPTKFESEEQKKLFFMYLN, encoded by the exons atggtgAAAAGGAATTTACCTCAATTTGAATTACCCAATAAGAAATGGAACATa tTTGAAGATAGCTTGCTGTACCGTATTGTGaaagataaagaagaaaaaaattacaagaaaatattttccttCGATTTAGACAACACTCTAATTTTATCTCGAGGATTTTTTAAACCAGCACAGAATGAGAAAgactatattttttattcagaTATTattgaatttttaaaaaagaaatatgaagagaattataaaattatgattTTTTCTAATCAAAAAGGAGTGAGTTCAGGCAAATTAAGTCTGTTAAATCTTATAAATAGAGTAGATgatataatagaaaaaataggTTTACCATTAGAATGTTATTTAgctttaaaaaatgataaatatagaaaaccAAGAATAGGAATGTATTTATTTGCTACAAAAgattataaagaatatatagatgAAGTTATATATGTAGGTGATAATGCAAATAGAATTTATGatgaaaaatttaaaaaagaatttattaatcatttaaaatatatatactcaaaaaataatgttaatattaatattgatgaaatatataaacgtttaaaaaaagattatACAGATACTGATTTAAAATTTGCTCTAAATATCAATGCAAAATTTTATACACCTGAAGATTTATTtctaaatattaaaaatcatatatctaccgattttttatttaatcctaaatattttaataatgaatTAGAGGACcaacaaaatattaataaaaaaaataattatttctatGAAATGTGTATGAAAGACTATCATtgtgaaaatgaagaaagcaataatataaatacaaataataatattatatcaaaaaatgaTTATACTATAGATGACAAATGTATCCCTCCAAAtgataaacaaaaattagTCATATTAATGGGACCCCCAGGTTGTGGAAAAACCTTTCTATGTACTAATTATTTTTCAACATATATAAGAATTAATATGGAAGAATATAAAACTATATCAAAATGTATTCAAgcattaaaagaaaaattaatacaacataaaaatgttataatagATAATGTCAAttcattaattaaaaatagacttttatatattaatgaagcaaaaaaaataaatcaaaatatagaaattagacttatatattttaaatattcaaaagAATTAATTATACACTTAAATACCTTTAAATTAATTACTGATAAAACGAACAAATTCAATGATGTACCTACTATAGCTATacattcattttataaatatgttcaAGAACCTTCAAAAGATGAAAATGTGGATCATATAATAGTTCTAAAGGATGAAAATTTTGTACCAACCAAATTTGAAAGcgaagaacaaaaaaagtTATTTTTCATGTATTTAAATTga
- a CDS encoding polyubiquitin binding protein, putative — protein MNISNNNCSFDNNENKNDSNQNIDNNNSILNGEHKKGDIIQKNKKTENPLDSNKYTYSILKIIDNHKHAVYINCINDFILTLSQDNILKMWDIKGNKVNEIKDIHKDSVRDIILFNNNKNVITFSNDENIHIYDMNFVLLKQYKGHNGFIFYVCVNEYEKIMISCGDDKTIKFWCIQDIYEYMDRSLNNNHSLDNTLSLLKNNTNQNYNCIQTIYLTDTLWNVKLLSNLDVVSASNDSYIRIYTNKKDKQLSPNIIQMIENKYAKKEEILNDKNENQYVNDISNIKNVVGKEGDIKIFKNENKYEAYKYENNQWVLIGDVINDVNTNKKFYIGDDLFEQGYYDELFSIDIGFDQIKILPYNKNDNIHLIAEKFCKREHISISHIKSIVDFINKNLNQNNNTSLQNNKNNYDNYDNLINNKKKKFNTILNVITIQQAALDKILDKIKEFNLILSEQNNTYKLNNDEINSISNIIKTYKTNIKTSYLFNTTDINVTTKLFNWSSDYIFPIIDLFRILVLNKNCDFLYNNKYSINAFKLVYDCISYYINNYNNQNNTNKLDSLLLCSLRFYLNMFYLSTPRYFMFKKYNFVLKQISQIQSKNNNIILLLFKIFFNYIITLNEHNDKELRKILFEQIHTFSKIIQDPDTLYTYSLCFHTSSEIYNKQTHEFINKYSVIDFIQNKYDELKKKQNESNEKTFKNISLILEDLKNIS, from the coding sequence atgaatatatcaaataataattgttcttttgataataatgaaaataaaaatgatagtaatcaaaatattgataataataattctataCTTAATGGTGAACATAAAAAAGGTgatattatacaaaaaaacaaaaaaacagAGAACCCATTAGATTcgaataaatatacatatagtattttaaaaattatagataATCATAAACATgctgtatatataaattgtatTAATGATTTTATACTTACCTTATCACAAgataatattttgaaaatgtGGGATATCAAAGGGAATAAAGTAAATGAAATTAAAGATATACATAAAGATAGTGTTCGTgatatcatattatttaataataataaaaatgttattacattttcaaatgatgaaaatattcatatatatgatatgaattttgtattattaaaacaatataaagGACATAATGGtttcatattttatgtatgtgttaatgaatatgaaaaaattatgatcAGTTGTGGAGATGATAAAACTATCAAATTCTGGTGTATTcaagatatatatgaatatatggaTAGATCtcttaataataatcacTCTTTAGATAATACATTgtcattattaaaaaataatactaaCCAAAATTATAATTGTATACAAACTATATATCTAACAGACACCCTTTGGAATGTTAAACTGTTAAGTAACCTCGATGTTGTATCAGCATCTAATGATAGTTATATTAGaatttatacaaataaaaaggaCAAACAATTATCTccaaatattatacaaatgattgaaaataaatatgctaaaaaagaagaaatattaaatgataaaaatgaaaaccaatatgtaaatgatataagtaatataaaaaatgttgtAGGAAAAGAAGgagatattaaaatatttaaaaatgaaaataaatatgaagcttataaatatgaaaataatcaGTGGGTTTTAATAGGTGATGTAATAAATGatgtaaatacaaataaaaaattttatataggAGATGATTTATTTGAACAAGGTTATTATGAtgaattattttctatagaTATAGGATTtgatcaaataaaaattctgccttataataaaaatgataatatacatttaatagCTGAAAAGTTTTGTAAACGAGAACATATCTCAATAAGTCATATAAAATCTATAGTagattttattaataaaaatttaaatcaaaataataatacttcactacaaaataataaaaataattatgataattatgataatttaattaacaacaaaaaaaaaaaatttaacacTATACTAAATGTTATAACAATACAACAAGCTGCATTAGATAAAATATTAgacaaaataaaagaatttaatttaattttatctgaacaaaataatacatataaattaaataatgatgaaataaattCTATAtccaatataataaaaacatataaaacaaatattaaaacatCATATCTTTTTAATACTACTGATATTAATGTAACAACAAAACTTTTCAATTGGTCATCAGATTATATATTCCCTATAATTGATTTATTCAGAATTTTAGTATTAAACAAAAATTGTGatttcttatataataataaatattcaatTAATGCTTTCAAATTGGTTTATGATtgtatttcatattatataaataattacaataatcaaaataatacaaataaattagattctttattattatgttcctTACGATTTTATCTTAATATGTTCTATCTATCAACACCCAgatattttatgtttaaaaaatataattttgtattaaaacaaataagTCAAATAcaatcaaaaaataataatattattttattattattcaaaatattttttaattatataattacattaAATGAACACAATGATAAAGAACTTAGAAAAATTCTATTCGAACAAATTCATACCTTTTCAAAAATAATTCAAGATCCTGACACTTTATATACATACTCTTTATGTTTTCATACTTCTtctgaaatatataataaacaaacacatgaatttattaataaatatagtgTAATCGattttattcaaaataaatatgatgaacTCAAGAAGAAACAAAATGAAAGCAACGaaaaaacatttaaaaatatttcccTCATATTGGAagatttgaaaaatatatcataa
- a CDS encoding 50S ribosomal protein L9, mitochondrial, putative produces the protein MFKIREVKSLFICQKNFMSSYLNFNRYTIKRKTYIAAVENKYTYIILLNNITHLGEKGEIIKVRRGHARNLIKDRRAVYATYENVDYYADKEKYKRKEKMNIKKGIIIEEDFEKYFTHLKNIDITIYLDVYKYTNNVLSYNLYDFFNYLSMNYEIDLTYKNLYKINYYKNIENYHNNKGEQIYSDITNVNDLIIQNNVLFKYTGIYHIYYYLFMPNMKFLNDVIFRIYSLQEYELLKQEKNTKKTEIIYSI, from the exons atgTTTAAAATAAGAGAGGTCAAATCTTTGTTCATTTGTCAGAAGAATTTTATGAGCTCTTATTTAAATTTCAATCGATATACgattaaaagaaaaacatatatCGCTGCTgtggaaaataaatatacatatataattttattaaataatataacacaTTTAGGTGAGAAGGgtgaaattataaaagtgAGAAGAGGACATGCTCGCAATCTGATAAAAGATAGACGAGCAGTTTATGCTACTTATGAAAATGTAGATTATTATgcagataaagaaaaatataaaagaaaagaaaagatgaatataaaaaaaggaattataATAGAAGAagattttgaaaaatattttactcatttaaaaaatatagatataactatatatttggatgtatataaatatacaaataatgtaTTATCTTATAacttatatgatttttttaattacttATCTATGAATTATGAAATAGatttaacatataaaaatttatacaaaatcaattattataaaaatatagaaaattatcataataataagggTGAACAAATATATTCAGATATAACTAATGTTAATGATTtgataatacaaaataatgtcttatttaaatatacaggaatatatcatatatattattatctttttatgCCAAATATGAAATTTTTAAACGATGTCATTTTTAGGATATATTCTCTCCAAGAATATga gtTGCTCAAGCAAGAGAAAAATACCAAGAAGACTGAAATTATCTATAGCATTTAA
- a CDS encoding DNase I-like protein, putative, giving the protein MLDKSSRVISSYVRNIFIRNTLLKNEYGIFEYSFIRNYIYIRNENSPKKILNIDIRNFVNIINNNSDKGVYKEIINISSVRNIKSGEKEKSTDKHKYKNKNNKENNILLNSIKNNNLISYNINDNLYYKQDKSIGSNKLPLNYIKKINNNKNIIFKYHRYINNYNIKKYTNKTFRNLFFNINEECTMENKFLGKYEDNNILYEKDIKNNYDLDQSEYEKNVLIKSDLKKEKTKYVFKEFSVFSFNILANSLVDYKYDSNGYNIMQWMNRKKWIHQNIMNKLSDIICLQEIEESYFIELKNELEKLHFKGLFLKKKKDTCKDGICIFYNTKVFELLFFDEVIYDKSSLLKKWHVGLIVALRNIISKRIEHFEENDDNNMNKKSYNKEYNSTKGENNLENSDTHINNNNNNNNNNNNNNNNFNIFNMCDDIVIVSNTHLIFDSYKGDVKLYQICYMTYRLILMMKKCINYIKKKKKVNHNIDSNYSSDNCINDFFVSSNDDKFLKPSIILCGDFNITPNSLLYYFIINRFINLKHMNLKYLSGQYLMFNKQYYFYNYLKGIEITKIFDDNIVNDLKYACGNKLPEQIRNEPLFSIFKDEQILNEEYLLNLISKNNNNNNNNNNNNNNNDNIYLNSYIDNYNSFEDSFYIIKNKDIQNKTYHNYIEKSNNIISINGKIKNMNNINDNNEKESSYDRQLNEKDRRSIHMNLNEEHNDNILDNEEEDFILYYPLYFKSIYNKSTNNIVEKSCYKYDSIDKLNNLENNLMLCQMPFTVFHGKQKGCVDYIFYSYKNLKEVSYTDLPPFDKLAKYGCLPNEKYASSDHLYLHATLIRTIEE; this is encoded by the exons atgtTAGATAAATCTTCTCGTGTAATATCATCGTATGTtcgtaatatatttataagaaatacattattaaaaaatgaatacgGAATATTTGAGTATTCATttataagaaattatatatatataaggaatGAGAATAGtccaaaaaaaattttaaatattgatataagaaattttgttaatattataaataataatagtgataaaggagtatataaagaaattataaatatatcttctgtgcgtaatataaaaagtggagaaaaagaaaaaagtacagataaacataaatataaaaataaaaataacaaggaaaataatatattattaaatagtataaaaaataataatttaatatcatataatataaatgataatttatattataaacaagACAAGTCTATAGGAAGTAATAAACTTCccttaaattatattaaaaagataaataataataagaatattatatttaagtaTCATcgttatattaataattataatattaaaaaatatacaaataaaactTTTAGGAACttgttttttaatataaatgaagaatgCACAATGGAGAATAAATTCTTAGGGAaatatgaagataataatattttatatgagaaggatataaaaaataattatgatttaGATCAATCAGAATATGAgaaaaatgttttaataaaaagcgatttaaaaaaagaaaaaacaaaatatgtttttaaagaattttctgttttctcttttaatatattagcTAATAGTCTAGttgattataaatatgatagtAATGGATATAACATTATGCAATGGatgaatagaaaaaaatggattcatcaaaatattatgaataaattatcagatattatatgtttacaagaaatagaagaaagttattttatagaattaaaaaatgaattagaaaaattacattttaaaggtttatttttaaaaaagaaaaaggataCATGTAAAGAtggtatatgtattttttataacaccAAAGTTTTTGAGCTCTTATTTTTTGATGAAGTCATATATGATAAATCCTCTTTGCTTAAAAAATGGCATGTAGGTTTAATAGTAGCTctaagaaatattatatcaaaaaGGATAGAACATTTTGAAGagaatgatgataataatatgaataaaaaaagttataataAGGAATATAATAGTACTAAAGGGGAAAATAACTTAGAAAATAGTGATACTCACATAAACAAcaataacaacaacaacaataataataataataataataataattttaatatatttaatatgtgtGACGATATTGTTATAGTTTCAAATACACATCTAATTTTTGATTCATACAAAGGAGATGTAAAATTATATcaaatatgttatatgaCATACCGTTTAATTCTTATGATGAAGAAATGTatcaattatataaagaaaaagaagaaagtaAATCATAATATAGATAGCAATTACTCATCTGATAATTGTATAAATGATTTTTTTGTATCATCAAATGATGATAAGTTTCTTAAACCATCTATTATACTATGTGGGGATTTTAATATAACACCAAAtagtttattatattattttataattaacagatttattaatttaaaacatatgaatttaaaatatctttCTGGACAATATCTAATGTTTAATaaacaatattatttttataattatttaaaaggaattgaaattacaaaaatatttgatgataatattgtGAATGACTTGAAATATGCATGTGGTAATAAGTTACCTGAACAAATCAGAAACGAACCATTATTCTCAATTTTTAAAGATGAGCAAATATTGAATGaggaatatttattaaatcttattagtaaaaataataataacaacaacaacaataataataataataataataatgataatatttatttgaacTCTTATATAGATAATTACAACTCTTTTGAggattcattttatattataaaaaataaagatatacaaaacaaaacatatcataattatattgaaaaaagtaataatataatatcaataaatggaaaaattaaaaatatgaacaatataaatgataataatgaaaaggaAAGTAGTTATGATAGACAATTAAATGAGAAGGATAGAAGAAGTATTCATATGAATTTAAATGAAGAACATAATGATAACATATTagataatgaagaagaagattttatattatattatccattatattttaaaagtatatataataaaagtacaaataatattgttGAAAAATCatgttataaatatgatagtatagataaattaaataatttagaaaataacTTAATGCTGTGTCAAATGCCTTTTACTGTTTTTCATGGTAAACAAAAAGGGTGTGtagattatatattttattcgtACAAAAATCTTAAG gAAGTATCATATACCGATTTACCCCCTTTTGACAAGCTAGCCAAATATGGATGTTTACCTAATGAA AAATATGCCTCGTCTGATCATTTGTATTTACATGCTACCTTAATTAGGACAATAGaggaataa
- a CDS encoding nuclear fusion protein, putative yields MFYLLFLLILFIIHLTVFRGSNYRYENNSELLIERIKRGKEALDDILKAKMKAEEEYQKNKKRINKPNRNYDKNKKDDYDDNNNNNIYVEEIKCYEYVLEQLNNLNVYNCNEINENNKSLLALAKTKCLFVKSIRSFPDQNLGCILNPKKLNKLQLYLYNNNLFNEFNNENFSRTLNLNELRKIENIINPCYYENEQVDENNINKLNDISNIKEIERNNYEHINYAYNNDIDNLDESNYMSEQNNYLKKKLCENLKYKIVANCTSNKNMSDTAFQIYHSELNHIDDICFYIQSNEWNKRTEENINRLAQTSLYISKQMTTNLENMKLIENAQIKQIENTNKFDNFLKGLKNDFSEIIQILLKIKYHHESITKFLRAFKMIVMYLLIIILVLFITSKSYTYGSRKKIISCVFFCYLTELLFKKLIVLFKRYILLHINDNLISYSIKGIRYTFVIIAIKVFISSIISYKEPAKVIEEELKVIKKIVEKNSQQYQNKIKEIENGNNNILYNDIDQKTISIINLWSCFNDNMDSLYDDDDDFNLSNYNSDDQSSSSQTSLASEKFTINEMDENNDDPIGMRIKTLHRKNRPIFFHYMPSPTNIKAYTENPISFTNMIEYHHNEIMRAKENRINDELLINDHKSYETIILENDDQNETPNIYDINNVEKLNKYYSLDSF; encoded by the exons ATGTTCTACTTACTTTTCTTactcattttatttataatacatcTAACAGTGTTTAGAGGATCTAATTATAGATATGAAAACAATTCTGAATTATTAATTGAAAGAATAAAAAGAGGAAAGGAAGCATTGGATGATATTTTGAAAGCAAAGATGAAAGCAGAAGAAGAATatcaaaagaataaaaaaagaataaataaaccAAACAGAAATTatgacaaaaataaaaaagatgattatgatgataataataataataatatatatgtagaagaaataaaatgttATGAATATGTATTAGaacaattaaataatttgaatgtatataattgCAATGAAATAAacgaaaataataaatcattattaGCATTAGCTAAAACAAAATGTCTGTTTGTAAAATCTATAAGATCATTTCCTGATCAGAATTTGGGTTGTATATTAAatccaaaaaaattaaataagttacaattatatttatataataataatttatttaatgaattTAATAATGAGAATTTTTCAAGGACTTTAAATTTGAATGAATTGagaaaaatagaaaatattataaatccttgctattatgaaaatgaacaagtggatgaaaataatataaataaattaaatgatatatctaatataaaggaaatagaaagaaataattacgaacatattaattatgcttataataatgatatagatAATTTGGATGAAAGCAACTATATGTcagaacaaaataattatttaaaaaaaaaattatgtgaaaatttaaaatataaaatagtaGCAAATTGTACAtccaataaaaatatgtctGATACAGCATTCCAAATATATCATTCAGAATTAAATCATATTGAtgatatttgtttttatatacaatCAAATGAATGGAATAAAAGGACTGaagaaaat atcAATAGATTAGCACAGACGTCTTTGTATATATCCAAACAAATGACTACAAATTTGgaaaatatgaaattaatTGAAAATGCTCAAATTAAACAAAtagaaaatacaaataa gtttgataattttttgaaGGGTCTCAAAAATGATTTCAGCGAAATTAttcaaattttattaaaaataaaatatcacCACGAATCAATTACCA aATTTTTGAGAGCCTTTAAAATGATTGTCATGTACCTgcttattataatattagtcTTATTCATAACGTCAAAAAGTTACACATACGGcagtagaaaaaaaattatatcat gtgtttttttttgttacttAACTGAGCTGTTGTTCAAAAAACTTATTGTTCTTttcaaaagatatatattattacatattaatgataatctTATTAGTTATTCAATTAAAGGAATAAgatat acatttgttattattgcTATAAAAGTATTCATCAGCTCCATCATATC TTATAAAGAACCTGCCAAAGTAATTGAAGAAGAACTGaaggttataaaaaaaatcgtGGAAAAAAATTCACAGcaatatcaaaataaaattaaggaAATTGAGaatggaaataataatatcttatataatgatatagatCAAAAAACAA TtagtataataaatttatggTCATGTTTTAACGATAATATGGATTCCTtgtatgatgatgatgacgaTTTTAATTTAAGca aTTATAACAGTGATGACCAATCAAGCAGCTCACAAACTTCTTTAGCTAGCGAAAAGTTTACTATAAATGAAATGGATGA AAATAATGATGACCCGATTGGAATGAGGATAAAAACATTACACAGAAAAAATCGACcgatattttttcattatatgcCTTCACCAACCAATATTAAGGCATATACAGAAAATCCTATATCCTTCA CAAATATGATAGAATATCACCACAATGAAATAATGCGAGCCAAAGAAAATCGAATTAATGATGAACta TTAATAAACGATCATAAAAGTTATGAAACTATAATTCTAGAAAATGATGATCAAAATGAAACaccaaatatatatgatataaataacgTTGAAAAGTTAAACAAATATTACTCATTAGatagtttttaa